The following proteins are encoded in a genomic region of Entelurus aequoreus isolate RoL-2023_Sb linkage group LG01, RoL_Eaeq_v1.1, whole genome shotgun sequence:
- the LOC133647043 gene encoding uncharacterized protein LOC133647043, with amino-acid sequence MASRGGKTPQQGIKAHFTRHSKTTTTNSGTSLASPAGSSVAAKEANAGSMTAASLPPEMESLHRLMTASMENIIAPLKRTMDEVKIIVEDQGKRIVDLEENATQLTERVTALEAICEQLLTQNESLNERMEDASNRSRRCNLRVTNVLPSPGERNDCVQFMQNFFATVIGDVFTEPPILDRAHRIGKENPGPNPRPRVMIVRFHYFQDKMRALRADMSLLQWKGQKIMLYPDYAPATVKLRATFTKTADEAQRFYDRRIARLPDMERNTTTKPARRGRATTQERGDTGREREEENGAGLGNEEDGTHGKNGPGGEDEAMGGISVEGEYNDEVNDGEEEDGGSGSESGDNMGALDENDGTE; translated from the exons ATGGCTTCGCGGGGCGGCAAAACTCCACAGCAGGGGATAAAGGCGCACTTTACTCGGCATAGTAAAACTACCACTACAAACAGTGGGACTAGCTTAGCCTCTCCAGCTGGTAGCTCTGTAGCTGCTAAAGAGGCTAATGCTGGTAGCATGACCGCAGCCAGCCTACCCCCAGAAATGGAGAGCCTACACCGACTCATGACCGCATCAATGGAGAATATAATAGCTCCGCTGAAGAGGACCATGGATGAAGTGAAGATAATTGTGGAGGATCAAGGCAAAAGGATCGTCGACTTGGAAGAAAACGCAACGCAGCTAACTGAACGAGTCACCGCTCTTGAGGCTATATGTGAGCAGCTCTTGACCCAGAACGAGTCACTGAACGAACGCATGGAAGACGCCTCTAACAGGTCTAGACGCTGCAACCTGCGCGTCACGAACGTACTACCGAGTCCTGGGGAAAGGAACGACTGTGTTCAATTCATGCAAAACTTTTTTGCCACAGTAATTGGGGACGTGTTCACCGAGCCACCCATACTAGACAGAGCGCACAGGATCGGCAAGGAAAATCCGGGGCCCAACCCGAGGCCTAGAGTGATGATTGTCCGCTTCCATTACTTTCAGGACAAGATGCGTGCACTACGGGCAGACATGAGCCTGCTACAATGGAAGGGACAGAAAATTATGCTCTATCCAGATTATGCGCCAGCTACTGTGAAACTTCGTGCCACATTCACCAAG ACCGCTGATGAAGCACAACGATTCTATGACCGGCGTATAGCCAGACTCCCGGACATGGAGAGAAACACAACTACCAAACCAGCGAGAAGAGGGCGCGCCACCACCCAGGAGAGAGGCGACACCGGCCGGGAGAGAGAGGAGGAGAACGGCGCTGGACTAGGCAACGAAGAGGATGGAACGCACGGGAAGAACGGTCCGGGAGGAGAGGACGAGGCGATGGGAGGCATCAGCGTGGAAGGAGAATATAACGACGAGGTGAACGACGGCGAAGAAGAAGACGGCGGCAGCGGCAGCGAGTCCGGAGACAACATGGGGGCTCTGGACGAGAATGACGGTACTGAGTAG